A genomic region of Dermacentor andersoni chromosome 9, qqDerAnde1_hic_scaffold, whole genome shotgun sequence contains the following coding sequences:
- the LOC140213327 gene encoding putative nuclease HARBI1 — MPDDLFRPHFRLKKETVRWLCNEVVEELGGVRTSALSVERQVLCALRFFATGSFQASAGSEETIGVTQPAVSKCVQRVAEAIVQAGARNKWVHFPRTSEEKASVKEGFLRRGSIPGVIGCVDSSLIAIIAPKGEQKAAFMYRKGYYALNTMFVTAASPWNHGS; from the exons ATGCCAGACGATCTGTTTCGCCCGCACTTTcgcctgaagaaagaaactgtgcggtggctgtgcaACGAAGTGGTGGAGGAACTCGGAGGCGTGAGAACTTCAGCGCTGTCGGTGGAGCGACAAGTGTTGTGCGCGTTGCGATTCTTCGCAACGGGCAGCTTTCAAGCCTCGGCAGGGAGTGAGGAGACGATCGGCGTGACCCAGCCTGCGGTCAGCAAGTGTGTGCAACGCGTGGCGGAGGCAATCGTCCAAgccggggcccgcaacaagtgggtccatttcccGAGGACGTCGGAGGAGAAGGCGTCCGTGAAGGAAGGGTTCCTTCGACGCGGCTCTattcccggcgtcatcggatgcgtggacAGCAGCCTTATAGCCATCATCGCACCGAAGGGAGAGCAGAAGGCGGCATTCATGTACCGCAAAGGCTACTACGCCCTCAACACAATGTTC GTGACAGCGGCTAGCCCCTGGAACCATGGCTCCTGA
- the LOC126528362 gene encoding uncharacterized protein, which produces MTMKVLSMLAGALVLFAPLVVAQGGGGQQLCDKQGISACYWRVADDYGMAPLVRSAERKDSYLESLCNGNPLGFPEINPCKEGFYASCTDAEKRKFARMETGYAVLRKEITSAESCQSVQQLRECMDLSTMSSCISNPDFEGGTFEAQAEAIERGAQNLKACIDKAIKPCDAKKNAAAIAHLQKIANAIVDLTSTSDKPNGAHTTKAATAVVAVSLLSWIVRYSY; this is translated from the exons ATGACGATGAAAGTGTTGTCGATGCTCGCAGGGGCCCTTGTGCTTTTCGCGCCGCTCGTTGTCGCCCAAG GTGGCGGTGGACAACAACTTTGCGACAAGCAGGGCATATCAGCCTGCTATTGGAGAGTTGCCGACGACTATGGGATGGCTCCACTTGTAAGAAGTGCTGAACGAAAAGATAGTTATCTGGAAAGCTTATGCAACGG CAATCCACTCGGTTTCCCCGAGATCAACCCTTGCAAGGAAGGTTTTTACGCCAGCTGCACAGACGCCGAAAAAAGGAAGTTCGCTCGCATGGAGACCGGCTACGCTGTACTTCGTAAAGAAATCACGTCTGCAGAAAGCTGCCAGT CTGTTCAACAACTTCGTGAATGCATGGACCTGAGTACCATGAGCTCCTGTATTTCCAATCCAGATTTTGAAGGTGGAACCTTCGAGGCTCAGGCGGAAGCAATAGAGAG GGGGGCACAAAATTTGAAGGCCTGCATCGATAAGGCGATTAAACCCTGCGATGCCAAGAAGAACGCAGCTGCCATAGCGCATTTGCAAAAGATTGCTAACGCCATTGTGGATCTCACCTCGACATCTGATAAACCAAACGGTGCTCACACAACGAAGGCCGCTACGGCAGTCGTTGCAGTATCCCTGCTGAGCTGGATAGTTCGCTACTCCTATTAA